One segment of Anopheles stephensi strain Indian chromosome 3, UCI_ANSTEP_V1.0, whole genome shotgun sequence DNA contains the following:
- the LOC118512883 gene encoding 26S proteasome non-ATPase regulatory subunit 12, with translation MDQAMDINAFEGRIVKMEVDYSATCDEKIPLCKEMAKDENKFNEALEILLQLEKQTRIGADMVSSARALIAIVQICFEARNWNYLNEYVTILVKRRSQSKQAVAKMIQECCTYVDKTPDKETKLKLIDTLRTVTEGKIYVEVERARLTKMLADIREADGDVTGAATIMEELQVETYGTMDKREKVELILEQMRLCLAKQDFVRTQIIAKKINIKFFNDAEQQDLKLKYYDLMIRLDKDSSFIKTSRHYLAVVDSEMIAQETERRQKMMIYAVLYCILSPYDNEQVDMMHNLSKNKLLEELPVYKELLRLFMCKELINFDALCTVYGAELNTFDIFNQETSHGKKCWAELKNRLIEHNVRIISNYYTRINLKRMAELLDLSEGECEEYLSRMVNAGTLKVKTDRPAGIIHFSQKKSASEVLNDWAFGLNELMNLVNKTCHLINKEECINNVMPMPVAASAAAPTSASS, from the exons ATGGACCAAGCGATGGACATTAACGCGTTCGAGGGCCGCATCGTAAAGATGGAGGTCGATTATAGCGCAACATGCGACGAAAAGATCCCGCTCTGCAAGGAGATGGCCAAGGACGAGAACAAGTTCAACGAGGCACTGGAAATACTGCTCCAGCTCGAAAAGCAAACGCGCATCGGTGCCGATATGGTGTCGAGCGCTCGCGCTCTCATCGCAATCGTGCAGATTTGCTTCGAAGCCCGCAACTGGAACTATCTGAACGAGTACGTTACGATACTGGTCAAGCGCCGGTCACAATCGAAGCAGGCGGTAGCTAAGATGATCCAGGAGTGTTGCACGTACGTGGACAAAACGCCCGACAAGGAAACAAAGCTGAAGCTGATCGATACGCTACGTACGGTGACGGAGGGCAAGATTTACGTTGAGGTGGAACGTGCGCGGCTAACGAAGATGTTGGCCGACATTCGGGAAGCGGATGGGGATGTAACCGGTGCGGCCACCATCATGGAGGAGCTGCAGGTCGAAACGTACGGTACGATGGATAAGCGCGAGAAGGTAGAGCTTATCCTCGAGCAGATGCGGCTCTGTTTGGCCAAGCAGGACTTTGTCCGTACGCAGATCATTGCGAAGAAGATTAACATTAAGTTCTTCAACGATGCCGAGCAGCAGGATTTGAAGCTTAAGTACTACGACCTGATGATACGGTTGGATAAGGATTCGTCGTTCATTAAGACTTCGCGCCACTACTTGGCGGTGGTGGATTCGGAAATGATTGCACAGGAAACCGAGCGAAGGCAGAAGATGATGATCTATGCCGTGCTGTACTGTATCCTGTCGCCGTACGATAACGAGCAGGTCGATATGATGCACAATCTGTCCAAGAACAAGCTGCTCGAGGAGCTGCCGGTGTACAA AGAACTGCTGCGTTTGTTCATGTGCAAGGAACTGATCAACTTCGACGCACTCTGCACGGTGTACGGTGCCGAGCTGAACACGTTCGATATCTTCAACCAGGAAACGAGCCACGGCAAGAAGTGTTGGGCCGAGCTGAAGAACCGCCTGATCGAGCATAACGTGCGCATCATCTCGAACTACTACACGCGCATCAACCTGAAGCGTATGGCCGAACTGCTCGATCTGAGCGAAGGTGAATGTGAGGAGTACCTTTCGCGAATGGTAAACGCCGGCACGCTCAAGGTGAAAACGGACCGACCGGCCGGAATTATTCATTTCTCGCAGAAAAAATCCGCCTCCGAAGTGTTGAACGATTGGGCCTTCGGGCTGAACGAGCTGATGAACCTGGTGAACAAAACCTGCCACCTGATCAACAAGGAGGAGTGCATCAACAACGTAATGCCAATGCCGGTGGCGGCTTCAGCGGCCGCACCAACGTCGGCATCGTCGTGA